TAGAATGACCTACCATGTTCTCCAACATAACCCTGTGCGGGTGTTCACCTTCTTTGACTTCTAAGTTAGAGTCATAAATTTCAATTGTGTTTTGCGTGAGGTTAATGACAGCCAGAATCCAATGGTTGTCCGATAGTGTAGGCAGAAATAGCTTGAAAAAAGTACAAATTTGTTTATTAGTAACATGTACTTACATAAGAAAGTAAAAATGTAGATTGTGAAAGATTACCTGCTCAACATTTTGAAGTGGCAACTTTCTAAGCTTCTTGCAGAGATATGCATGGTTGCATTTATTTCCTTTTTAGCAATTCGGTCTAAATAAGAATCCAGAGTTGTTAGATAACAAGAATGGAATGAAAATTATGCGTAATAAAAGTAAAGAGTGCTTACTATAATAGTCTGGTCCAATATAATCTTGGTCTTTGATCCCCAATCATACATAAGTGCCACGGACAGTAACCACATCATATTTTTGCACATCTTTCCTTTTGGCATTAGGCATTATACTAACTCTCTTTCTGTTACAGAAGCTGGACCTATCCTTATCTTGGTACCACCTGTGTCATTATCGTTGCGTCGTCGTGTCTTACGTAAACCTCGGAACTTGCTACAGGCGACAAGAGTATTGTACATGTCGTTCAACTTCTTCACCAGATATTGCTTCTTCTTTATGAGCTCAGATATACCTTCGACGATCTCCTCTTTCTTCTGATAACGCTGTTTTCTCATCTTCATAGAAGGATTTATGCTACCAGCACAATCAAAACATTCTCCATCTGGTAATGGCTCAGCAAGCTTAGAGATGTGGTCACAATCAATTGTTTTAGGAGATGAAGGTTCATCGGCTATGTGAACTATCTCTATATCTCTGAAGCTGTGTCCTGATATTTGAATATTTACAAGTCAAATAATTATTACTATACTAAGTCATGTAAAATATAAATACATTATTTAAGTGAGAACAATTGTTGGTTGTATTAACTTACTAGGAGTTAAATAAGAAGTATGAGAGTCTGAATCTTGCTTGCCCACTTTAGATATATCATCATCTTTGGTGCGCTCAGAACTTACTCGGGCAGATGAATTGTCGGAAGGATGTTCTTGGGATTCATCTTGTTTTTTTGCAGTTATATCCATTTGGGCAACGTTTGCAACATCTTCTTGTGTAGACTGACAAGATGATGATTCTATGTCTCCTGCAGTGCACTGAGTCTGTATTTCTGCTAATGCAAGAGTTTGTTCTAAGTTTTCACTGAGCACTTCATTGATAGCAAGACTTAGTGATTCGTTGTTATCATTTGCAGGTGCTAGATTCGGTGTCATACATAGAATCATTTCCACACATTTGTCTAGTATTTTTTTATCAGAATCTTGCAGTGTTGAGGATTCCTTTGGTGAGGTTTGACCAATTTGCAATGTGATATCTGAGGGTACAGTGCTTGGTTTTGGCATATCATCAGGTAACTTAGAAGGGTCTATCTGCAAAACATCCAAACTGGAGGAGCTATGGTCGGGCAGAACAGAAGTTTCCAAAACAATAGGCTGATTATCTTCAATTCTTGAGACTTCCTGGAGCGTAGATGCAACATTATGTTGGGTAGTATGAATAGTAGCACCCGCTGGTACATTCATCCTATCATATTCCCTGGTCATCTGACTGACTGACATAATTGATACATCACCTACTATTTGTATGGATAAAGGTGGGGAAGAAATATTTGGAACATCTTTTGAAGTGGAATCAGTATCAGCAATTTCAATATCTTTCGTCGATAGAATATCAATTTTGCTGACATCAAGATTTTCCAAATGATCATTCGATTGTTTCTGAATGCCATCTTCAAGTGTCGTCTTGTCTGTATGTTGTAGTTGAACAACATCTGATGCAGGATTGTGTGGGAAACTATGATTCTTGGTAGCTTTCTGTGCATCAGAAACATCTATTTGAGATGAAGATTTTGTTGTTTTTGGATCAATGAAGGCAATCTCTTGAATTCCATCAGCAGTTGGTGCCATAGTAACGGTATTACCTACTTCATGCAAAACATCTTTGGATGAATCCTGTTGTGGATGTTGAACAGCAAATGCATTACTCTCTGGCTGATCCCCTTGGTTGCCATGTCCAAGCACATTATGAGCACTAGTAACAGGTAGAAGAAAAGCACTATCCGCTTGACCATCAGTACCAACAAACTTCATTATTGATGAATCTTCACTTGGCATGTTGCTTCTCTCAGTTTGAACAGAATGTGACTGGACTTGGTCTGCAGCAATGTTGGGAATAACAATTGCAGTTGTGGGAACGATGACTTCAGAGACTAATTCTGGGGGATGTGTAGAAGCAGAATTATTTGATGACGGTACCACATTGGCAACAAAAGTCTCTTGTCTTTCTAAGGCGGTTGTTGCAGAACATGCTGTAGCATCAGACTTGAGATTTTGAAAAGTGCAAATGCTTTCCACCAATGGATCTTTACAAGCAGCAGGTTCAGCCTCAACAATCTGATCCGTGGTAGTCAATTCTTTAGAAGAAGAAGGCTCGTACTGAGTAATCTGAGCAAGCATTGGCGAAGCAGGATGGAAGTTGTCAGCTTCGACACCTTCAATGTTCACAAAATTGGTTCCTGGTTCTGATTCATGAGTACCAATTTCTAAAGTTTCATTCATGAAGGTTGGAGATGCCGGTGTTCCGGCTGTCAACTGCTGGGTGACATCAACATGAGTGCTAGTTTCGTGAACCAGTTGAGCAGACTGGGAAGAATTGAGAACAGCTTCATCTAGATTGGAGTGACATGGACTTTGTGTTCCTATAGTTCGTTTCGTCAAAGTTGCATCATCATTGTGTAGAGAACTTCCTGGACATGCATCATCAATCATCGGTAACATAGCCTTCTGAATCTCTTCCTGGACCAAGGCTGCCATTTCCTTGGTTTTCTTAATTTGAAGCTGTTGCAGTTTGTTTTGAAGCTTTCGTTCAGACACAGTTATCAACCTTTGTCGATCGGCTGTGTACTGGTCTTCAAGAATCTTTATCCGTTTGATCAAATTATGCAAGTTGGACAGAGACTAATTCATGAATATATCAATGAAAAATAATGAACTAGTGTAACACAGATTTAAGAAATCACCTCATCTGTAGGTTGATGTGACAGGCGCTTTTTAGAAACTTGTACTACTTGTGGAGGAAGTTTATATTTCTCCTGGCCAGGTACAGTACTTATATTAGTTGTTACTGGTGGGGTGGAATGTGTAGATTTTTCGTGATCATCAAGATCATCATTATGGTCTTCTGCAGTAGGGAACATTGCTAACTTTTCATCGTCCTGCAATAGAATACATGAAGATTCAGTTAATAAGTTAAAGGAAATAGGTAAAATGAAGAGTATTAATAACTACATGATTTGTATACCAGTAAGCTCTCAAACAACTTGCAATGGTCATGTGTCTTCTTTTTTCCAGTATGATCTATTTGTTCCAGTACTGCTGAACCCACATTTAATCCTTGGGTAACCCTGAGGTATTTTGACTAAATGTGATTGAAGTAGATCCACATATATGAGCTGCAATAATTAGACAGAATATAAATAGGGTTTATTAGTACCACTGTGATGTGAATGTGTAGTGGAAGCATAGTATGTGCAATTTTTTAAAGGAATGtgtatgtggaagcttacatgtagAATATGTACGCATCCACCGACATTCAGGTTGGGCACTTTGTTTTTCCTTGATTCACGGATTGCCTCGATAAGGTACTCAGCAGCAAAACGACACCAATTCATACGAGGGATGTCGCTCAAGTCCTTCAAAGCT
The Triticum dicoccoides isolate Atlit2015 ecotype Zavitan chromosome 3A, WEW_v2.0, whole genome shotgun sequence genome window above contains:
- the LOC119267794 gene encoding uncharacterized protein LOC119267794 isoform X1, translating into MFPTAEDHNDDLDDHEKSTHSTPPVTTNISTVPGQEKYKLPPQVVQVSKKRLSHQPTDEILEDQYTADRQRLITVSERKLQNKLQQLQIKKTKEMAALVQEEIQKAMLPMIDDACPGSSLHNDDATLTKRTIGTQSPCHSNLDEAVLNSSQSAQLVHETSTHVDVTQQLTAGTPASPTFMNETLEIGTHESEPGTNFVNIEGVEADNFHPASPMLAQITQYEPSSSKELTTTDQIVEAEPAACKDPLVESICTFQNLKSDATACSATTALERQETFVANVVPSSNNSASTHPPELVSEVIVPTTAIVIPNIAADQVQSHSVQTERSNMPSEDSSIMKFVGTDGQADSAFLLPVTSAHNVLGHGNQGDQPESNAFAVQHPQQDSSKDVLHEVGNTVTMAPTADGIQEIAFIDPKTTKSSSQIDVSDAQKATKNHSFPHNPASDVVQLQHTDKTTLEDGIQKQSNDHLENLDVSKIDILSTKDIEIADTDSTSKDVPNISSPPLSIQIVGDVSIMSVSQMTREYDRMNVPAGATIHTTQHNVASTLQEVSRIEDNQPIVLETSVLPDHSSSSLDVLQIDPSKLPDDMPKPSTVPSDITLQIGQTSPKESSTLQDSDKKILDKCVEMILCMTPNLAPANDNNESLSLAINEVLSENLEQTLALAEIQTQCTAGDIESSSCQSTQEDVANVAQMDITAKKQDESQEHPSDNSSARVSSERTKDDDISKVGKQDSDSHTSYLTPRHSFRDIEIVHIADEPSSPKTIDCDHISKLAEPLPDGECFDCAGSINPSMKMRKQRYQKKEEIVEGISELIKKKQYLVKKLNDMYNTLVACSKFRGLRKTRRRNDNDTGGTKIRIGPASVTERELV
- the LOC119267794 gene encoding uncharacterized protein LOC119267794 isoform X2, producing MFPTAEDHNDDLDDHEKSTHSTPPVTTNISTVPGQEKYKLPPQVVQVSKKRLSHQPTDEILEDQYTADRQRLITVSERKLQNKLQQLQIKKTKEMAALVQEEIQKAMLPMIDDACPGSSLHNDDATLTKRTIGTQSPCHSNLDEAVLNSSQSAQLVHETSTHVDVTQQLTAGTPASPTFMNETLEIGTHESEPGTNFVNIEGVEADNFHPASPMLAQITQYEPSSSKELTTTDQIVEAEPAACKDPLVESICTFQNLKSDATACSATTALERQETFVANVVPSSNNSASTHPPELVSEVIVPTTAIVIPNIAADQVQSHSVQTERSNMPSEDSSIMKFVGTDGQADSAFLLPVTSAHNVLGHGNQGDQPESNAFAVQHPQQDSSKDVLHEVGNTVTMAPTADGIQEIAFIDPKTTKSSSQIDVSDAQKATKNHSFPHNPASDVVQLQHTDKTTLEDGIQKQSNDHLENLDVSKIDILSTKDIEIADTDSTSKDVPNISSPPLSIQIVGDVSIMSVSQMTREYDRMNVPAGATIHTTQHNVASTLQEVSRIEDNQPIVLETSVLPDHSSSSLDVLQIDPSKLPDDMPKPSTVPSDITLQIGQTSPKESSTLQDSDKKILDKCVEMILCMTPNLAPANDNNESLSLAINEVLSENLEQTLALAEIQTQCTAGDIESSSCQSTQEDVANVAQMDITAKKQDESQEHPSDNSSARVSSERTKDDDISKVGKQDSDSHTSYLTPNGECFDCAGSINPSMKMRKQRYQKKEEIVEGISELIKKKQYLVKKLNDMYNTLVACSKFRGLRKTRRRNDNDTGGTKIRIGPASVTERELV